A window from Anser cygnoides isolate HZ-2024a breed goose chromosome 1, Taihu_goose_T2T_genome, whole genome shotgun sequence encodes these proteins:
- the RASD2 gene encoding GTP-binding protein Rhes encodes MMKTMSTGNCNLNVPAKNSYRMVVLGASRVGKSSIVSRFLNGRFEDQYTPTIEDFHRKVYNIRGDMYQLDILDTSGNHPFPAMRRLSILTGDVFILVFSLDNRESFDEVKRLQKQILEVKSCLKNKTKESADLPMVICGNKNDHSEIYRKVRSDEGENLVSSDENCAYFEVSAKKNTNVDEMFYVLFSMAKLPHEMSPALHRKISIQYGDTFQQKSFRMRRVKDMDAYGMISPFARRPSVNSDLKYIKSKVLREGQSREREKCTIQ; translated from the exons ATGATGAAGACTATGTCCACTGGAAACTGCAACCTAAATGTGCCAGCCAAGAACTCGTACCGCATGGTAGTGCTGGGAGCCTCCAGGGTGGGGAAAAGCTCCATCGTCTCACGCTTTCTCAATGGCCGGTTTGAGGACCAGTACACTCCCACCATAGAGGATTTTCACCGCAAGGTCTACAACATCCGGGGAGATATGTACCAGCTGGACATCCTGGACACCTCAGGGAATCACCCTTTCCCTGCTATGAGGAGGCTTTCCATCCTGACAG GGGACGTTTTCATCCTGGTATTCAGCTTGGATAACAGGGAATCCTTTGATGAGGTCAAGAGACTCCAGAAACAGATCCTGGAGGTGAAATCCTGCCTGAAGAACAAGACTAAGGAATCAGCTGACCTCCCCATGGTGATCTGTGGCAACAAAAATGACCACAGTGAAATCTACCGCAAAGTGCGCTCGGATGAAGGCGAGAACCTTGTCTCCAGCGATGAAAACTGTGCTTACTTTGAAGTTTCAGCCAAGAAGAACACCAACGTGGATGAGATGTTCTATGTTCTCTTCAGCATGGCCAAGCTACCTCATGAGATGAGCCCTGCCCTGCACAGGAAAATCTCCATCCAGTATGGTGACACCTTCCAACAGAAGTCCTTCCGGATGCGACGAGTCAAGGACATGGATGCCTACGGTATGATCTCTCCTTTTGCTCGCCGGCCAAGTGTCAACAGCGATCTGAAGTACATCAAATCGAAAGTTCTCAGGGAAGGTCAGtcaagggagagggagaaatgcACTATCCAGTGA